Below is a window of Thermofilum sp. DNA.
GAAACCGGAGGTTATGTCCGCGAGCCTAGCGACCTCTGCGGACAGATCCTGCGCTCTGGGATCGTATGCTACGCCTTCAGCTCTGCCGCCCAGAGATTCGAAGTTTTGCTTGAATGAGCTGAAAAGCCCCTGGCCCCACGCGTCATTCCTGTAGATAACCGCAGCCTTTCTGTACCCTAAATGCCAGATGAGCTCCGCCAGAACTCTACCCTGGAACTTGTCGGTGGGAACAAGCCTGAAGACATAGTCTCCCGGGATTGCCAGCGCTACCGACGTAGACCCCTGGCTAACCACGACTATCTTGTTAGAGTCGGCAAACTGCTTTACCGCTGAAACCTCGCTGCTGCTTAGAGGGCCTACCACTGCTCTCACCCCCTGCGCGAAGAGAACCTGTATCTTGCTCCGAGCGACTTCAGGGTCTCCGCGGGTATCCTCCACAATCAGCCTGAACCGGTACGGGGATCCCACACGTGACGCAAAATCGTTCACATCTCGCACAGCAAGCTCTAGAGCTTGACGCTCTCTCTTGCCGAAGCTTGCCAGGTCTCCTGTGAGCGGTAGCAGCGCTCCAAGGGGAACTTCAACGGTGCCCTCGCTCTGGCGCGGTGGCGCTGCCTGCAGTAGCGCTCCGAGCATGTATCCGAGGAACAAGGCAGCTATCAGAGCAGCTATCCAGCCGGCATATCCTCTTAACGTTCTTCCGCTCATCGCGCGCCGCTTGATGCGTCTATTTTAAGAGTTGCGTCTCCGAAGCAACGGTTCTGTAACCGCTCAACGAGTCACTAGTTAAAGGTTATCAGCAACGTTTAAAGTAGACTACCGCTGCCAGCGTTATACTCGATCGAGAATAACGCTTATTAGATTTTTCATCTAATACTCATCGCTGTGCTTACCGACCGGTACGGAAGGCCTTTAAGCAACCTTCGCGTGACAGTTACGCACGATTGCAACTACTCTTGCTTGTTTTGCCATAGGGAAGGGGAGCCGCTCGGGGGGACCTTCACTTTTAAGCCTGAGCACTTCCGGCTAATGGTGCAGGCAGCTTATTCGCTGGGAGTTAAGCAGGTCAAGTTGACTGGTGGTGAACCGCTGCTGCGCCGCGACATAGTCGAGATCGCTGAAGAGCTGTCTAGTCTGGGGAAGAAAGATCTTGAAGTCTCTATCACGACTAACGGCTTTTTCCTGGTTGAGAATGCTTCAAGGCTGTCTGAGGCAGGCGTTTCTAGAGTTAACGTGAGCCTTCACTCCCTTGAGAGAAATACCTATAAGCTCCTCACGGGGAGGGATAGCCTCTCTAAAGCGCTTGCCGGAGTTGATGCCGCTATTGATGCGGGTCTAGGAGTGAAGCTCAACTTCGTGCTGACCCGGCTCAACGCGAGAGAAGTCCCACGCCTTCTAGACTTTGCATCTTCGAAGGGGGTTAACGTGAATCTTATCGAGCTCATACCGCTAGGAGAGGGGCACTACGGTTTTAGCGAGTTGTACATGCCGGTAGAAATGGTGCTTCCTCACCTCGAGAAGAGGTCTGTTAGCAGCGGGCGCCGCGAACTGCACAACCGCCCTGTCTACGTTCTCGACACGGGTGTAAAGGTGGAGGTTATCGCAAACTACCTGAACCCCAGCTTCTGTCTTGGCTGCAGCAGAGTGAGATTCACTCATGATGGCAAGCTGAAGGTTTGCCTTTACAGAGATAACCCTGCGATCAGCGTGAGAGACGTTCTGCTCTCCAAGCTACCCGAGGATGAAAAGCTCGAGAAACTAGAGGAAGCTTTGATAGAGGCGAACTCTCTTCGCGAACCTTACTTCAGGTTAGAGAACGGTGTCGTGAAAACCGCGGATGGACAGATCCTAGGACCGCCGCGCGAGCTTTAAAATGATTAAAATAGACCTAGTCCTCATGCTTTAAAACTATATGGAATGTGTTTTGCTGGCAAGTTTTACAGTATAAGTACACTTTCTTAAACTCGTAGAGATTAAAGCCTGCATTCATCGTGCGTTGAGACCCGCAAACCTCGCACTTCAAGTACCACAGCGTCACGAGAGCTCACCTTCTGGGTCAGAGGCTGCTCGCAACATCACACATCTGCGCAGAGTTACTATCATCATCCCTGTGCTGTGCATTTCAAACTACTTTTAAGTTTATGCGGTTTCAGGGCGCCTGGCCTGCGGAAGAGACGAGCTCCATCGTTCTCACCACACGCGCCTCTGGGAGAGCTTCTGCCAGTCTCTCAGCCTGAGTAGTTATTACGACTTGGTCGACGCCGGCGGTTTTGAAGATATTCTGCATGTAGGTGAGCTTAACTCTCTCGTCTACGTTAGGTAGTGGTTCGTCTAGCAGCATGAAACCAACATTGTGAGGTAGAAGCTTGAAGATCGACGTCAATAAGGCTAAGATAACTACTGTTTTCTGCCCATCACTCAGCCGCGCAGTAAAGGGTGTCCACTCACCGCCGACTTTCACTGCAACTTTGAAGGTGCTTCTCAGGCCTCGAACCTCCTCGACTTCTAGCTTCACCTCCTCAATATCCGAGTAAGGGTATATCGACTTCAGGAGAAGATTCATGGTGTCGCTTATTTTCCTTACTCTCTCCTCGCGGAGGTCGGCCAGCGCCCTCAGCATAGCCTTCCGAACCGCTAAGAGATTCTTCCGGAGGTTTTCAACCCTCTTGAGATTCTCGCTTAGCTCGCGGTACTCGCGCTCAGCTTCCTCAAGCTGCTGCTTTAGCGGCATGCTCTCCAGCGCTTCGATCTTGGCTTCGATACCTCTCAACTGTTCCCTCAGATCCCTGAACTGCCTCTCCAGCTCATCATACCTGCGCTTCTGCGGAAGCAGCTGCTCGAGCTGCAGCCGCTTGTCCTCTAGTGTCTTCTCGAGGCTCTCGATCTCCCTTGCGGCGTCAAGCTTCTCGACACCTTCTCGCAGTTGAAGAAGCAGGTTGCCAGCCCTGCTCAACTGAAATTCGATGGCTTTGTACTCTTGTCTAGCTCTCTCAAGCTCTTCTCTGACTTCCTCGCACTCCTTACTCAACTTCTCCCTCAAGCTCTCGAGCTCCTCGTACCTGCTGACAGGCTCCTCCAGCTCGATAAGCCTAGCCTTGATCTCCTGCAGCTCCGATAAGACTCTCTTCAATCGCTGGATCTTCTCCTCCTTAGATCTCAGCTCGGACTCCTGCTCTGCAGCAGATTCCCTGATCCGCGGCTCAAGCTTCTCTACCGAGCTTTTATCGAGCTCGCTGCCACAGACAGGGCACCGGGTTTCGCCTCTAAGTCTAAGTTCCTCCACAATTCGTCTCCGCAGGATACCGGCGGCTCTGCCCTCGAGTACTAATTCCTTAAGCCTCTCGTACTCTCTCTCGAGCTTTGAAATCTCGGAGCGCAGCTTGTCTTCGGACCCTACCTCCGAAAGAATTCTCTCACGCCGCTCGCTCAGGTCCTCAAACTCCCGAACCTGTACCTCGAGGTTCACCAGCATCTCTTCGACTTGCTTTAACCTGAGCTCACACTCGTTTACCTCGACAGCCTTCCCGGCCTCCACCTCTCTTAGCCCTCTATCAAACTCGTCGACTATCGCGCTGTGAGCCTCCTTTAGCGCCTCGTAGACCCGCTTCAGGTTCATGCTCGCTGGATCAACTTTCTCAAGCTTCTCCTTAACGGAGGCAGGCACAGGAAGAAGCTCAGCAGCCCTCAGGAGCCTGTGCTTTAAATCATCGGCTAGAGACGCGAGTGTGTACTCGTCGAAACCCCCCTTCCCAATCTTTTGCTTCAACTTCTGGAGTATCTGCGAAACCTCAGCGATTGATGCCTGAAGCTTTTCAAACTCATTCTTAGCACCCTCAAGTTTTTCCAACTCAACCTTTATCGCTGACAGCTTGCCGAGCAGCTCATCACGTTGAGATCTAAGCCTGGCGAGTTCCTTGGACGTGGACTCGTACTGCAGCTCCAGCTTGCGCAAGTTCTCTTCAGCTGCGGAAAGCAAGCCTCTCAACTTTTCCAGCTCGGACTCCACCCGCCTTACTGGAATGCTTTTCACGAGCCCTGCCACGGAGTCTAGACCCAGCAAGCGATCGAGGACCCTGCTCCTGGCTTCAGGTGTTCCGTAGGCGAGTAGAAGAAGGGTGGCGAAACTTAGGTGCACAGTCCGGTAGAACTCCTCGAAATCTAACCCCAGTAAACTCTCCACGTACTCCCTGACCGCACCGCTACCTCTAACTACCCGCCCGTCGGGCAGAACCAGTTTCGCGTACTCCTTATGCTCCCTGGAGATCTCTCGCATTATGCTGAGAACGCTATCCCCGTGCTTCAGCACTACCTCTATGCGCGCTTTATCTCTTCTCGCATTGATAAGATCGCTCTTAGCGTAAAATCTTCTCCGCAGCCCCGGCTCCATCCCGTAAAGCGCGTAGGACACCGCGGAGAGAAGGCTGCTCTTACCCGAGCCTACGGGTCCAGCTATTACAGTTAACCCCTGGTCTAGCTCGAGTGAAACTTTCTGGGCGAAGTACCTGAATCCCTCAATCTCCACCCTCTTCAGCAGCACCGGCACGCGGCTCTCCCTCTAGCATCGCCTCTACTAGCTGCTTAACCCCCCTACGCCCTCTGGTCACGTACGCCTGAAGGATTTCTTCCGCGAGCCTCAAAGCCTCAGGATCATCGGAGAGCTCCCTCCGGAGTACCTCTCGCAGCACTCGCTCAACGCTAACTCCCATGTATCTCTCACGATGCATAAGATCGCCTCGGCAGCTACTTGCTATCCACTCCCCGCTTGCTGAAGATCATAAACCATGGATTGTTGCGCGCAAACTCGGGCAAATCATCAGGTATGCTTGAAGCGCTGGGGGGTGTGGAAACCTGAGAAGCCGATTCTCCCGCTCGCTCACTGCTGAACTGGATCCGCTGCCCTTGCGGGAGGGCAGCCGAAGCGTCAGGAACGCTACGCTGAGGGGCTTGCTCGTGTTCGCGTAGGCCGGTGGGTCTTGAGAGGCCGGCTCCCGGTGGCTCGCCCCGCCTAAGTGGAGCGGGTAGAACCTCCTCAACAGCCCCTTCGTCGCCGACTCTTAGGAGCCCAACCTTGTGGTACCCTTCAAGAACATCGCGAAGCATAGTCATCCTCTTGCCTGCGATTCTTCTCAGGAAGTTTGATGGCACCGCGATGTATACGCGGTCGAACGAGAGGGGACGGCATCCCGCTGATGCTTCCCACACAGCTTCGAGAACCCCGCTGGACGAAGCTGGGAGAACAATCCTGACAGCGATCGATTCGCTATTTGAGTAGCATACTAAAGTTTGGTCTTCAAGCTCCTCGACTCTGCAACCTCTGCTTTCGAGGTAGCTTTTGACCGCGGCAAGCACCCTGTACCTCGACAGTACGCGCGCCATTCTTCTGAAAATTAATCGTGTGTGTAGCTAATTAAGCATGCTGGTCGCGAATTTAATAGTGGACTCCTCTCTTGTACCAGCCTTCCATCCGGCCCCAGTTCCACTCAATCGTATCAGGTACAGCCAGGCTATACACAATGCCCCCTTTCCAAACCGAGTAGAGAGGATCTGATACAAGTTTCACAGTGTAGTCCAGCCCCTTCTGCCTCAGCTGTAGGGCAACTTTCTCCGCAGAGTTCACAGCTACGTCCTCTAAACCCTGCGGGACCTTCCACGCGAAGTTACCGCCGCTGAGTATAGCCACTCTTATCTGCTGCTGAGCCTCGAAGCTTGTCCTGCCGATTGAGTATCTTATCGCGTCGATGAGCGGAAGAGTGCCCGGAAGCCTCTGGTCCCCCACCACAGTGTCTCTAGGCCTCGGCATGCCTCGCTTGTAGTAACTCTCGTAGATCTCGTGATTAGGGTCGAAGATTATCTCCCCTATGAGGAAGCGCATCCACGAGTTTGAACCCATATCTATCTCAATCGTAGTTCGCGGGACTTTGAACACCACGCGGAAACGCTCCGGCTCTTTTTTAGCCTTCTCGATAGCGAGGTCAAGGTCCCTCGGCACGAGACCCACGCTCTCCTTGAACATTCTTACGAACTTCTCCTCCCTGGCCCGGTCTTCGTAGCCGAGGTCCCGTAAAATCTCCGCGGCGATAGCGTCGGCCTCGGCTCCTCCCCGGTTAAGCACCGTTATTGCGTCGCGCACCGGGTAAACGACGATAGGTGTAACCTGAGTGTTGCCGTGGCCAGATTCCACCACGATACACTCCGTGATCTTCTCAGCAATCGCCACGGCGAGCGGCTGGGGGATTATCGTCACTGCCTTGACGTAGCGGCCTTCCTTGTCAAGCTCCGCGTGAATGTCGAACAACCGCTCATACATGTGCCTCGGAGCTATAGCTGAGAGGGCAGCTGTAACGTAAAAGCCATCGAAGTCCTGAGCCTTCTTCATCTCCTTCAAACTCTTCTCGAAACCGTACCTCGTTATCTCCTTGATGACAGCCCAGGCCCGCTCGTTACCTCTCTCCACGAGACCATCATGCATCGGGTATATGAGAGCGCGACCCATTGTGTCCACAGCGGGCAGGTACCGGGAAACCTCCTCTCCCACAACGATGGGTTTAGAAACTCCGAAAAGCTCTAGCAGAACCTTCGACTCGAGCTCCGACGTGATAACACCTCTATTCTCTATGACGTAAGGTCTCTCCGCAACGGGACCGAACTTAAAGTGGCTTGTACCGTAATCTTCCGCGTACGCGTACTTCCTCCTATACTCGTCGATCACCAGCGCCCCACCGCGAATGAAGCAGTAGTGGCACTAATAGCCTTTTATCTGCAAGATCGCAGTAGCCATGTGAGAAGCGAAAGCCCGACGGGCATGCGTGCGGCGCGCGACGAGGCCCTGCTCTACGTAGAATACAAGGGATCTAAGCTAGCCGTAGCTAGGATTCGGCGAGAGGTTATCCCGTTCAACTTTGATGAATTGGTAAAGATTCGGAGCACCATCACGCGAGTGTCCAAGCGCGGCGGCTTGCTGCTGTTTCAAGTGCCAGCCAGCCTCCGCCACGAACACAGTCTCTACAGAAGCTTCCAACCGGGAGATGTGCTAGTAGCTTACCAATTGGGCTGCCTAGCCATCCTCACAGAGCCCCTGGTGCCGGAGGGGATCGAGTTGTTCAAGGCTGGAGAGGTGGTGGAGGGTTTCGAAAACCTCTCAAGGCTGCAGCCAGGAGACACGGTTAAGCTTCGCGTTGCAACCGGTGAAGCTGTCGAATAGCAGGCAGTAGCTTTTTCTAGGCCTCTCACCCTCTAGTCGCGTGACAGCGGAACATGCAAGCCTGACGGAGCAGATGGGGCGCGTGATCCCCCTGAAGCTGAGGGCTCTGGGTGACCTGGCCAGACTTGTCGGCAGCACGATGACTATGGGCCACCCCTCCTACTTGATTCACTTTGCAGAGCAGGGGAAGCACGTGTATGGAGTGTTCATAGTTTTCCGCGACTACTACAGGCTCTACGGCGTGCCCATGTTCTACTACGTAATATCGGAGAAAGAGCTGCCGGGGAACTACCTGCTCTATAGATCCGATGAGAGCGGAGAGTACGTTGAGGTTTCAAAGGGTATTAAACCGGGCTACGTCGCAGTACCTATAGTGAATCTGCGAGAGAAACCTCAACTACTGGACCGGCTCGAAGTGGAAGCTGAGTAGGCGGTTTACTTCTTACGCTCTAAGACTATCTCTATGGTGGAGACGTTTCTGCGCTTGTCGCCTTCGCCGACCTGCTCGCTGCCGATGCGCACGTTGGTTATGTCAACCTCGTCCTTGAGGAACCTGCTCCTCACAATCTCAGCGACATCGACAGCTCTGGAGATGGCCCTGCCTCTCGCTTTAATCAGGACGCGCTTGGCGCCTTGGTTGAACTGTATGACTGCCGCGAGAACGTAGTTCATGGCGCTCTTGTTTCCTACTAGTACGCTGCCTTCCTGAAAGCTCATTTGTCTCACCGCTTAGCGCCACAACCACTGCTAGAGGTTTTTAAACTTTACCTGAGTAGCCGACCGCCCCTGCCCGAGGAAAATGGCGGAGAAGTAGACCTATTCTTCTCGCTAGAAGACGGGGCGCAGCTCCAGCTCGTACCCGAACTTCCTGACTATCCTTTCGAGCTTCCGCCTAGGCTTCCCAGCTATGTAGTTGTACTGCTCCAAGCTGAGCTCGACCACTACTAGTGACGAAGAGCTGTCAACCTTGACCTCGTAGCCTCCTCCATCCCCGATAAACCTCTGCAGCGCGCGCTCTACGGCACTCTTAAGCTTGTACTCCTCCATGCTCACCCGGCTACCGTGCTTCTTTATCGGGACCACGAACGTCCGCTCACCGAACACGTACAACTCATACTCAGCCTCACCGGTTAGGAAATCTCTCACGACAACGACCGGCCTGGCGAGGTCCTCCTCCTTTAAGCCGTGAGGTATCTTGACGGTTGTCTCGAGGGAGTACACCTTCTCGACGTTCCCGTTCTTTATGAATATGACAGTATCGACTATCGAAGGAATCATTCCCAGTTCCACCCTCCCGATAAAGCGCTGGATCGCGTCGATCGGGCTTGTGGCGTGCACGACGCCGACCATCCCGACGCCCGCGAGCCTCAGATCGGCGTAGAGCTGGAAGTCTTTTGTATCGCGCATTTCATCGAAGAAAGTGTAGTCTGGCCTCGAAAGGAGCAACACGTCGTGTATCTCCTCCGAGGTAGCGTAGCTTTTCGAATATTGCGTGATCTCGGGGGGTAGGTGCATGTCGCGCGGGGACTCGATAGTCTTGACGATTCGACCCTTCCTGAAGTAGTACTCCGCCAGAGCTTGAGCGAAAGTAGTCTTCCCCATGCCCGGAGCGCCTGCTATGAGTATACCCTCCGCTTGCTGCTCTAAACGTTCCACAAGCTTCCTAGGTAGGTTGTAGTCCTCGAGCGAAAGCTTGGCAACAGGACGCACAGCAGTTATCTCGTAGCCGTCGGAGAAGGGCGGCTTCGTTATGACGATCCTGTACTCGTTCAGCTGCACTATGGTGACCCCAGGGCTATCATACTCGATGAAAGAGTTGGGTGAAGAGCCTGCTCTTTCAAGAATCTGCCTAACGTACTCCTCGAGCTCCTCGCGCGTGAGCGGCGCGCTCCCTAGCTCGACAAAGGACCACTTTCCTGGGAGACCTCGCTTAGCTTTAGGCGGCGCTCCCTCCTTGAGGTGAACGGACATGGTTGCAGCGTCGAACAGCCTTTCAAGGAAGAAGCCGTTCTTGTCACCTTTCTTGAGAAAAATGACTCTCAAACCCATAGCGCGGGCAGCTTCAGCTGAAACCTCGTCAGCGGTGACCAAGACCGCGTCGCTCTCGGCTGCCAGGAGCTTAGCCACGATGTCCGGGTCCTGGGGGCGAAGCGCCCTCGCGACCTCGGGAGACTCATAGACGTATTCCAGCTCAACCAGCTCCTGCAAGCGCTCGGCAGTCTCTTTCAAAAGCTTTAACTCTCTCAAGCCGGCAACGCCCGAGCTGCTGCCCCTTCTGGCCTGCTCCTCGAAAACGCTGATGTAGTACACAGGGACGAGAAGCCTACCGGCTATCTCGCCTCGTTCAAGAGCCTCACGCAGCGCTCCACTCAGTATAGCTGAGGTGTCTGGAACATACACCTTACTTTCGATCCCGATCACTTCTACTTCTGACGACGCGGGTGAGAACGGCGAATTAAGCTTTGTGATTTCCCGTAGCCGTCCAGACCCCTTAGTTTCCACTCGATGCGGTTTCTCTGAACCTTCAAGTATAATCGAGTTGAAAGTAGAAGTACTCAAGGATCTCTGTTCTAGAAGATTTCAGTGGAAATAGAGGGGTGGCAGCGAACCGCACAGTGCTCTGCTGCATTATACACGTTGATCTGTTGAAAGGCTCTGGGAGAAAGGGGGTTTAAATAACCCCTCTTTTTCCACTGGAGCGGTGGAGTTAGCGCGAAAAACGACGATGAGCCATTTATTCAGAAGATTTTTTCTCTGTTCATCATCTACGATGGAGAATGAATCTCTATGCACGAACAGAGATTTTTCGTAGATTATACATCTTCCACGAAGCTGTCTATCGTGCAGGATAGTCAATTAAACCCCTAGGAAGTAGTGTGAGGTGAATGCCTAAGGTACGCATAGAGGATACTCTTCCTAGCGGGGAACGAGTATCACTCAGTATCGAAGGGCCGGATGTCAGTGAGGAGAAGGTTCTACATTTCTTGCGGGTTCTTCGCGAGATGCGAGATGCAGGTAGCGCTGAGGCGGGGTCTTCTTACGAGGAGCCTGTATCGCTTAAAGATAAGATATGGCGTGTAATCGCCGAGAACTTTGGCGATGGCACCTGGTTCTCGCTTAAGGATCTTTACAACATCGCAGCTAAGGAGATTCCAGGCTTGAAGATAACAGCTATCTCGACTTACGTGTCGCGGCTAGTTAGCGAGAACAAGCTGGTCAAGAGGGGGCATAAGCCCAACACG
It encodes the following:
- a CDS encoding PINc/VapC family ATPase; translated protein: MIGIESKVYVPDTSAILSGALREALERGEIAGRLLVPVYYISVFEEQARRGSSSGVAGLRELKLLKETAERLQELVELEYVYESPEVARALRPQDPDIVAKLLAAESDAVLVTADEVSAEAARAMGLRVIFLKKGDKNGFFLERLFDAATMSVHLKEGAPPKAKRGLPGKWSFVELGSAPLTREELEEYVRQILERAGSSPNSFIEYDSPGVTIVQLNEYRIVITKPPFSDGYEITAVRPVAKLSLEDYNLPRKLVERLEQQAEGILIAGAPGMGKTTFAQALAEYYFRKGRIVKTIESPRDMHLPPEITQYSKSYATSEEIHDVLLLSRPDYTFFDEMRDTKDFQLYADLRLAGVGMVGVVHATSPIDAIQRFIGRVELGMIPSIVDTVIFIKNGNVEKVYSLETTVKIPHGLKEEDLARPVVVVRDFLTGEAEYELYVFGERTFVVPIKKHGSRVSMEEYKLKSAVERALQRFIGDGGGYEVKVDSSSSLVVVELSLEQYNYIAGKPRRKLERIVRKFGYELELRPVF
- the moaA gene encoding GTP 3',8-cyclase MoaA, producing MLTDRYGRPLSNLRVTVTHDCNYSCLFCHREGEPLGGTFTFKPEHFRLMVQAAYSLGVKQVKLTGGEPLLRRDIVEIAEELSSLGKKDLEVSITTNGFFLVENASRLSEAGVSRVNVSLHSLERNTYKLLTGRDSLSKALAGVDAAIDAGLGVKLNFVLTRLNAREVPRLLDFASSKGVNVNLIELIPLGEGHYGFSELYMPVEMVLPHLEKRSVSSGRRELHNRPVYVLDTGVKVEVIANYLNPSFCLGCSRVRFTHDGKLKVCLYRDNPAISVRDVLLSKLPEDEKLEKLEEALIEANSLREPYFRLENGVVKTADGQILGPPREL
- a CDS encoding cren protein, which encodes MTAEHASLTEQMGRVIPLKLRALGDLARLVGSTMTMGHPSYLIHFAEQGKHVYGVFIVFRDYYRLYGVPMFYYVISEKELPGNYLLYRSDESGEYVEVSKGIKPGYVAVPIVNLREKPQLLDRLEVEAE
- a CDS encoding ABC transporter substrate-binding protein, whose translation is MSGRTLRGYAGWIAALIAALFLGYMLGALLQAAPPRQSEGTVEVPLGALLPLTGDLASFGKRERQALELAVRDVNDFASRVGSPYRFRLIVEDTRGDPEVARSKIQVLFAQGVRAVVGPLSSSEVSAVKQFADSNKIVVVSQGSTSVALAIPGDYVFRLVPTDKFQGRVLAELIWHLGYRKAAVIYRNDAWGQGLFSSFKQNFESLGGRAEGVAYDPRAQDLSAEVARLADITSGFGSPTAVIMISFEDDGVNIIRLMSRNPVFSGVVLFGTDGSALSSKFIEEVGEEILKFGGNPSTNYVPASNQLQQNFIRVYRSLYGENPDVYSMNAYDAVWLIALSVILTGSYDGEIIARTLPLVAQHYYGVTGYIPLDENGDRAYGDYGIFEVRRGPEGLQWVMTAIYEITSGRLLPVNATSGV
- a CDS encoding AAA family ATPase encodes the protein MPVLLKRVEIEGFRYFAQKVSLELDQGLTVIAGPVGSGKSSLLSAVSYALYGMEPGLRRRFYAKSDLINARRDKARIEVVLKHGDSVLSIMREISREHKEYAKLVLPDGRVVRGSGAVREYVESLLGLDFEEFYRTVHLSFATLLLLAYGTPEARSRVLDRLLGLDSVAGLVKSIPVRRVESELEKLRGLLSAAEENLRKLELQYESTSKELARLRSQRDELLGKLSAIKVELEKLEGAKNEFEKLQASIAEVSQILQKLKQKIGKGGFDEYTLASLADDLKHRLLRAAELLPVPASVKEKLEKVDPASMNLKRVYEALKEAHSAIVDEFDRGLREVEAGKAVEVNECELRLKQVEEMLVNLEVQVREFEDLSERRERILSEVGSEDKLRSEISKLEREYERLKELVLEGRAAGILRRRIVEELRLRGETRCPVCGSELDKSSVEKLEPRIRESAAEQESELRSKEEKIQRLKRVLSELQEIKARLIELEEPVSRYEELESLREKLSKECEEVREELERARQEYKAIEFQLSRAGNLLLQLREGVEKLDAAREIESLEKTLEDKRLQLEQLLPQKRRYDELERQFRDLREQLRGIEAKIEALESMPLKQQLEEAEREYRELSENLKRVENLRKNLLAVRKAMLRALADLREERVRKISDTMNLLLKSIYPYSDIEEVKLEVEEVRGLRSTFKVAVKVGGEWTPFTARLSDGQKTVVILALLTSIFKLLPHNVGFMLLDEPLPNVDERVKLTYMQNIFKTAGVDQVVITTQAERLAEALPEARVVRTMELVSSAGQAP
- the albA gene encoding DNA-binding protein Alba, with the translated sequence MSFQEGSVLVGNKSAMNYVLAAVIQFNQGAKRVLIKARGRAISRAVDVAEIVRSRFLKDEVDITNVRIGSEQVGEGDKRRNVSTIEIVLERKK